The Streptomyces taklimakanensis nucleotide sequence GCGCCGTCGCCTCGATCGGATCGCCCAGCGTGGTGCCCGTGCCGTGCGCCTCGACCGCGTCGATGTCCGCCGGGCCGAGCCCGGCGTCGGCCAGCGCCTCACGGATCACCCGTTCCTGGGAGGGGCCGTTGGGTGCCGTCAGGCCGTTGCTGGCGCCGTCCTGGTTGACGGCCGAGCCGCGCACCACCGCCAGAACCCGGTGGCCTCGCCGCCGGGCGTCGGACAGCCGTTCCAGCACGAGTACGCCGACGCCCTCGGACCAGCCGGTGCCGTCGGCGGACGCCGAGAACGACTTGCAGCGGCCGTCCGCGGCCAGTCCGCGCTGCCGCGAGAACTCCACGAACGTCGTCGGCTGAGCCATCACCGTCACCCCGCCCGCCAGGGCCAGATCGCACTCGCCGCCGCGCAGCGCGTTCGCCGCCAGGTGCAGTGCGACCAGGGAGGAGGAACAGGCCGTGTCCACGGTGATGGCCGGGCCCTGCAGGCCGTAGTTGTACGCCACCCGGCCCGACAGCACGCTGGAGAGGTTCCCGGCGAGCAGGAAGCCCTCGAACTCGCCCGCCGCCGCGGACACCCGCGCCGCGTAGTCGTCGTACATGGCGCCCGCGAACACGCCCGTGGAGCTGCCCCGCAGTTCGGCCGGGTCGATCCCGGCGCTCTCGAACGCCTCCCACACGGTCTCCAGCAGCAGCCGCTGCTGCGGATCGGTTGCCGTCGCCTCACGCGGCGACATCCCGAAGAACGCGGCGTCGAAGAGGTCGGCGTCGTGCAGGAAACCGCCGTGCCGGGTGTAGCTGGTGCCGGTGCGCTCCGGGTCGGGGTCGTACAGGGCCGCCAGGTCCCAGCCGCGGTTCACGGGGAACTCGCTCACCGCGTCCACCCCATCGGCGACCAGCCGCCACAACTCCTCCGGGGAGGCGACCCCGCCGGGGTAGCGGCAGGCCATGCCGACGATCGCGATCGGCTCGCCGTCCGCCGGCCGGGCGCGGACGGGCGCGACCGGCGCGGGCCGCTCCTCGGCCGTCACCAGGGTCAGCAGGTACTCGGCGACGGCGCGTGGCGCCGGGTGGTCGAAGACGAGCGTGGCGGGCAGCCGCAGCCCGGTGGCCCGGCCCAGCTCGTTGCGCAGTTCCACCGAGGCCATCGAGTCGAATCCGATGTCCTTGAACGCCCGTTCGGGGACGACGGCCCCCGCCCCGCTGTGCCCGAGAACGGCGGCGACCTTGGCGCGCACCAGGTCGAGCACGACCTCGGCCCGCTCTTCGGCGGGCAGCGTCGCCGTCTGCCGAACCCAGTCGGATCCGTCGGCGCCGCCGGTACGGTGTGCCGCGGTGCGCCGGGCCGTGCGGCCCGGCAGCAGGTCGCGCAGCAGCGGGTGCGCGGGGCCCGTCTCGGGAGGCCGTACCGTGACCGGGGCGAGCAGCGGGTCGCCGACCGTCAGCGCCGAGTCGAACAGGGCGAGGCCCTCTTCGGCGGTGAGCGGCGGCAGACCGGCCCGCCTCCAGCGGGCGCGTTCGGCGTCGGTGAGGGCGGCGCCCATGCCGCTGCCGGTGTCCCACAGGCCCCACGCCAGCGAGACCGCCGGCAGCCCCAGGGCGTGGCGGTGGCAGGCCAGGGCGTCCAGGCAGGTGTTGGCCGCGGCGTAGTTGCCCTGACCGGCGGTGCCGAGCAGTCCGGACACCGAGGAGAACAGGACGAAGGCCGCCAGGTCCGCCCCGGCGGTCAGCTCGTGCAGGTGCCAGGCCGCGTCCGCCTTGGGGCCGAGGACGGTGCCCAGCCGCTCAGGGGTGAGGGACAGTACGGTGGCGTCGTCGAGGACTCCGGCGGCGTGCACGACAGCGGTCAGCGGGTGCGTGTCCGGGACGGAGTCGAGCAGTACGGCGAGGGAGTCGCGGTCGGCGACGTCCACCGTGGCGAGCCGCACCTCGGCGCCCAGTTCGCCCAGTTCGCGGGCGAGGTCGGCGGCGCCCGGTGCGTCCGCTCCGCGTCGGCCGGCCAACAGCAGATGTCGTACGCCGTGGCGGGTCACCAGGTGGCGGGCGAACAGGGCGCCGAGCCCGCCTGTGCCACCGGTGACAAGGACGGTGCCGTCGGGGTCGAGCCGCGGCGGCGCGGCGTCGGGCAGCGGGCGGACGGGAGCGAGCCGCGGGACCAACGCCGTACCGGCGCGTACGGCGGTCTCGGGCTCCCCGCCGGCCAACGCCGCCCGCAGCGCGGCCCCACTCGACCCGTCTTCGTCGGCGGGGTCGACGTCGATGAGCAGCAGCCGGTCCGGGTGCTCGGAGCGCACCGCGCGGACCAGGCCCCAGACGGCCGCGGCGGCCGCATCGACGATGTCCTCGGCGGGCAACGCCGCGACGGCACCCCGGGTGACGACCGCAAGCCGGGAGTTCGCGAACCGCTCGTCCGCCAGGAACACCTGGAGACCGGCCAGCACCCGGGCGGCCGTCGCATGCCGGTCGCCCGGGACCCCGGCCGCCCGCAGGACGACCACCTCCGCCGGTTCCGCCCGCGCGAGGTCCTCACCGGCCTCCGTCCACGCGGGCGGCGGCCCGGCCGGCCCGTCGGCGGCGGGCTTCCAGTCGAGCCGGTACAGGGACCCGGCCGCGACGGACGTCGTGAGGCGGTCCTGCGCCACCGGGCGCAGGGTCAGCGACTCGATGTCGGCGACGGGCGCCCCGGCCGGATCGGTCAGCGACACGCTCACCGTGTCGGCACCCAGGCGGCTGATCCGGGCCCGCAGCGCGGTGGCGCCGCTCGCGTGCACGGTCACGCCGGACCAGGCGAAGGGCAGCCGGATGGCGCCGTCGTCATCCGGCGGTGCCGCGGCCAGCACGAGCGGGTGGAGCACGGCGTCCAGCAGGGCGGGGTGCACCCCGAACCGGCCGGCCGCCTCGTGCAGTTCCTCCGGCAGCCGTACCTCGGCGTACACGTCCGCGCCGTCGTCCCGTACGGACACGAGGTTGCGGAACGCGGGCCCGTAGCCGTAGCCGAGCGCGTCGAGGCGGGCGTAGACGTCGTCCACCGGCTGCGGGGTGCCGGACGCGGGGTCGGCGACCGGGCGGTCGGCGGGAGCCTGGGCGCCGAGTGTGCCGGAGGCGTGCCGGGTCCAGGCCCGTACGGGCGTGTCGTCGCCGTCCGGTGCGGAGTGTACGGTGAACGCCCGCCGGCCCGAGGCGTCCGGCGCCTTCACGCCGACCTGGATCCGTACCGCCCCGGTCGCGGGCAGCGGCAGCGGCGACTCCAGGGCCAGGTCCTCCACGTGCGGGACACCGACCCGGTCGCCGGCGGCGAAGGCCAGTTCCAGGAACGCGGTGGCGGGCAGCAGCACGGTGCCTGCGATGACGTGGTCGGCCAGCCACGGCTGGGCGGCCACCGAGACACGGCTGGTCAGTACGGCCTCCTCGCGTTCGGCGAGGTCCACGACCGCGGAGAGCAGCGGATGGCCGGCCGTGTCGAGGCCGAACCCACGCGCTCCGGCGGCGGACTGCGACGCCAGCCAGAAGGTGCGGCGGTGGAAGGCGTAGGTGGGCAGGTCGACCGGCGTGCCGCCGGGGAAGAACGTCGTCGCGTCCAGCGGCGCCCCGGCCGTGTGGGCGCGGGCGATGCCCTCGGCGACGCTCTCCGCCTCCGGGCGGCCGGCCCGCATCAGCGGTACGGCGGTGAACGCGTCGTCGTCGGCGGCGGCGCGCGCGAGTGGCGCCAGGACGGCGTCGGGGCCGACTTCGACGGCCACGGTGACGCCCTGTCGCCGCAGCTCGCGCGCGGCGTCCAGCCAGCGCACGGTCGCACGGATCTGACCGGTCCAGTAGTCCGGGGAGGTCAACTCGTCGGTGGTGGCGAGCCGGCCGGTGACGGTGGAGACGACGGGCAGGACCGGCGGGTGGTAGGTCAGCTCGGCGGTGACCGCCCGGAACTCGTCCAGGACGCCGTCCATGTGCGGCGAGTGGAAGGCGTGGCTCACCGTCAGCCGTGTCGTCCTGCGGCCACGCTCCCGCCACGCCGCGGCCACCTCCTCGGTGGCCTCGGCGTCTCCCGAGATCACCACGGAACGCGGACCGTTGACCGCGGCGACGGCCGGCTCCGACCGGTCGACGAGGTCGGCGAGGATCTCCTCCTCCGTGGCCTGCACGGCGATCATGGCACCACCGGGCGGAGCGGCTTGCATCAGCCGGCCCCGGGCGGCGACCAGTGTGGCGGCGTCGGCGAGGGAGAGCACACCGGCCGCATGGGCCGCGGTCACCTCGCCGATGGAATGACCGGCCAGCAGGTGAGGCGTCATCCCGTGGTGGCGCAGCAGGCGGAACAGCGCGGTCTCCACGGCGAACAGCGCGGGCTGGGTGTAACGGGTGTCGTCCAGCAGGGCGGTGACCTCGCTGTCCGCTGTGGCGGACAGCACCTCGCTCAGCGGCACCGGCAGCAGCCCCTCGAACGCGGCGCACACCTCGTCCAGGGCGGCGGCGAACACCGGGTGCGCCGCGTGCAGCGCACGGCCCATGCCGATGCGCTGGGCGCCCTGCCCGGTGAACAGGAACGCCGTGCGGCCCGCACCCGCCGCGCTGCCCGTGATCAGGCCCGGGTGGTCCGGGGCATCCCCGTCGGCGAGTGTGGACAGCGCGGCGAGCCGCTCGGGCAGGCCCGTGCCGAGCAGTACGGCCCGCTGCTCGAATGCCGTGCGGGTGGCGGCCAGGGACCAGCCGACGGCCGTGTCGTCGGCGTCGGGCCCCAGGTGCCGCCGCAGCCGGTCCGCCTGGGCGCTGAGCGCGGTGGTGTCACGGGCGGAGAGGACCCACGGGGTCGGGAAGGAGGCGCCGGTCGGCGCCTCCCCGGCCGTGCGGGTGCCCTTGGGGCTCCCGGCGTCCTCGCCGTCCGTCCGGTGGCCGTCTGTGTCCTGCGGGTCGTGCGGGTCGTGCGCGCCCTGCCCGCCGTCCTCCAGGACGACGTGGGCGTTGGTGCCGCTGATGCCGAAGGAGGAGACGGCGGCGCGGCGCGGCCGGCCGGTCGCGGGCCACTGCCTGGCCTCGGTCAGCAGGGCGACGGTCCCGGCCGACCAGTCCACGCGCGGGGTCGGCTCGTTCACGTGCAGCGTGCGCGGCAGCACGCCGTGCCGCATGGCCTCCACCATTTTGATCACACCGCCCACCCCGGCGGCGGCCTGGGCGTGACCGATGTTGGACTTCAGCGAACCGAGCCAGACGGGTTCGAGCCCGCCGCGGTCGCTGCCGTAGGTGGCGATGAGCGCCTCGGCCTCGATCGGGTCGCCGAGCGTGGTGCCGGTGCCGTGGGCCTCCACCACGTCGATGTCCGCCGGGCCCAGGCCGGCGTCGGCCAGGGCCCGGCGGACCACCCGTTGCTGGGCGAGGCCGCTCGGGGCGGTCAGCCCGTTGCTGGCGCCGTCCTGGTTGACGGCCGACCCCCGGACGACCGCCAGGACCCGGTGGCCGTTGCGGCGGGCGTCGGAGAGCCGCTCCACGAGCAGCATGCCGACGCCCTCACCCCAGCCGGTGCCGTCGGCGGACGCGGAGAAGGACTTGCAGCGGCCGTCCGCGGCCAGCCCACGCTGCCGGGAGAACTCCACGAACATGCCGGGGGACGACATCACCGCGGCGCCGCCCGCGAGCGCCAGGTTCGTCTCCCCGGACCGCAGCGACCGGATCGCCAGGTGCAGTGCGACCAACGAGGAGGAACAGGCCGTGTCCGCGGTCACCGCCGGCCCGAGCAGACCGAGCTGGTAGGCGATCCGGCCCGACATCACGCTCGCCGTGCTGCCGGTCAGTACATGCCCCTGCACGCTCTCGGGCGCGTCCTGCATCCGGGGCCCGTACTCCAGGGAGGTCGCGCCCACGAAGACGCCGGTGCGGGTGCCGCGCAGCTCCTCGGGGAGCAGCCCGGCCCGCTCCACGGCCTCCCAGGAGGTCTCCAGGAGCAGCCGCTGCTGTGGATCCATGGCGAGCGCCTCGCGCGGCGAGATGCCGAAGAAGTCGGCGTCGAACTCGCCGGCCCCGGCGAGGAACCCGCCGTGCCGGACCGCGCTCTTGCCCGGCCGGCCCGGATCGGGGTCGTACAGATCGTCGTCCCAGCCCCGGTCCCGCGGGAAGGGGCCGACGGCGTCGACGCCCTCGGACACCATCTGCCACAGGTCCTCGGGCGAGGCCACGCCGCCGGGGTAGCGACACGCCATGCCGATGATGGCGATCGGCTCGTCACCGTACGCGTCCGCGGCGGCGTCCGGTACGTCGTCGGTGGCGCCGAGCAGCTCCGCCTCGACGAACGCGGCCAGCCGGTGAGGGGTGGGGTGGTCGAAGACCAGCCCGGTGGGCAGCCGCAGGCCGGTCGCGTCGGCGAGAGCCGTGCCCAGCTCCGTCGTCATCAGGGAGGTGAAGCCCAGCTCCTGGAAAGTCGTGTGCCGGTCGACCGGCTCGTCGCCCGTGTACCGGAGCACCGTGGTGACGTGCTCGGCGACCAGGTCGGCCACGGCCCGGCGGCGGTCGGCCTCGGACATCGCCCGCAGCCGCTCGGCGAACTCGCCGCCGTGGGCCGCCGCGGGTGCCGCCTCGTCGGCCGCGCCCCGGACGGGCACCCTCCCGGGACGCTGCGCGCCGGCCCCGGCAGGCCCGTCCGGCGTCCGGTGGGCGGTGCGCGGCTCGTCGTCGACGTCGTCCAGCCAGTGTCGGGTCCGCTGGAAGGCGTACGTCGGCAGGGCGATACGGCGTCCGCCCGTCCCGTGCAGGAAGCCGGTCCAGTCGACCGGTGCGCCGTGGACGTGTGCGGTGGCCAGCGCGGTGACGAACGCGGTCGGTTCCGGGCGGTCCCGGCGCAGCAGCGGCACCGCGGCCAGTTCCTCGACCGACTGTCCGGACAGCGGGGCCAACACCGCGTCGGGGCCGACCTCGACCAGTGTGGCCACGCCCTGGGCGTGCAGCGTGCGCACGGCGTCGGAGAAGCGGACCGTGCCGCGCAGTTGGGCGGCCCAGTAGTCGGCGGTGCGCAGGTCGTCACCACCGGCCACGGCGCCGGTCAGCGTCGACACCACGGGGATGCGCGGTGTGTGGTAAGTGAGGGCGGACGCGGCTCGGCGGAAGTCGTCCAGGACGCCGTCCATGTGCGGCGAGTGGAAGGCATGGCTGACCGTCAGCCGTCGTACCCGTCGTCCCCGGTCGCTCAGCAGCGCCGCCACCTCGGCGGCATCCTCGGCGTCCCCTGCGATCACGGCGGCCTGCGGCGCGTTGACCGCGGCAAGGGACAGCCCCGGCCGCCCAGCGAGCAGCTCGGTCACCTCGGCCTCGTCCGCCGCGACCGCGATCATCGCCCCGCCGCCGGGCGCGGCCTGCATCAGTCGTGCCCGGGCCGCGACCAGCGCGGCGGCGTCCGGCAGGTCCAGCACCCCGGCGACGTGCGCGGCGGCGAGTTCGCCGATGGAATGCCCGGCCACGAGGTCGGGCCGCAGCCCGAACGACTCGGCCAGCCGGTACAGCGCGACCTCCACGGCGAACAGGGCCGACTGGGTGTTGACCGTGTCGTCGAGGCCCCGGCCGGTGCGGACGACCTCGGCCGGGGAGACGGGCAGATGTGCCGCGAGGGCATCCGCCACCTCGTCGAACGCCGCTGCGTACGCCGGGAACGCGGCGTGCAACTCCCCGCCCATGCCGATGCGCTGGGCGCCCTGGCCGGTGAACACGAAACCGACTGCGCCCGGGCGGGCCGTCCCCGTCACCACCGCCGGGTGCGTCCGGCCCGCGGCCAGGGCCCGCGTGGCGTCGAGCAGAGCACGCGCGTCCGGCGCGAGGACGACGGCACGGTGCCGCAGCGCGGCGCGCGTGGTGGCCAGTGACCAGGCCACGTCCGCCGGCGCGGGTTCAGCATCGGCGACGAACGCGTGCAGCCGCGCCGCCTGCGCCCGCAGCGCACCGCGATCGGCCCCGGAGACCAGCCAGGGCAGACCGCCGGAGCCGCTCGGGCCGACCTCGCCGGCACGGCCGGGCGCTGCGGCGTCGCCGGACTCGCAGGCAGGAGAGATGCCTTCGGCACCGGTGGGCGCGGCGGCCGTGTTCGAGGGCCCGCCGCCGTCGACGCGGGCGCCTGCCCCGTCCGCGCCGCGCACCGGTTCCCCGGTCCGCTCGCCGCCCTCGGGTGACTGGGCCAACACCACGTGGCAGTTGGTGCCACCCATGCCGAAGGAACTGACGCCCGCCACCAGCGGACGGTCGGGACGCGGCCAGGCGCCGGTGCGGGTCCGTACGGTCAGGCCCAACTCCTCCAGTGGGATGGCCGGGTGGGGCGTGTCGAAGTTCAGGCTCGGCGGCAGCAGCCGGTGGTGGATGCTCAGCAGCGTCTTGATGAGCCCGGCGATGCCCGCCGCGCCTTCCAGATGACCGATGTTGGTTTTCACGGAGCCGACGTGCAGCGCGGTGTCCGGGGCGCGTCCCGTCCCGAACTCCCTCCCGAGCGCAGCCGCCTCGATCGGATCCCCGACGGGTGTGCCGGTGCCGTGCAGCTCCACGTACTGCACTTCGTCCGCGGCCACCGCGGCTCGGGTGCGGGCGGCCCGCAGCACCTGGCGCTGGGCCTCCTCGCTGGGCACCGTCAGGCCGGGTGTGGCGCCGTCGTTGTTGACGGCGCTACCGAGGACGACACCGTAGACGCGATCCCCGTCCGCCACCGCTCTGCTCAGCGGCTTGAGCACGACCACGCCGGCTCCCTCGCCGGGTACGAACCCGTTGGCGCGCGCGTCGAAGACGTAGCTGACGCCATCGGGGGAGAGGGCACCGAACCGCTCCTCCGTCAGGGTGTGCTCGGCGAGCAGGTTGAGGTTGACCCCGGCGGCCAACGCGGCGGTGGCCTCCCCGCTGCGCAGGCTCTCGCAGGCCAGGTGTACCGCGACCAGCGACGAGGACTGCGCGGCGTCCACCGTGAGGCTCGGGCCGCGCAGGCCCAGGTGGTAGGAGACCCGGTTGGCGATGACGCCGCGGTTGACGCCGGTCATGGTGTGCTGGGTGACCGCCTCGGCGCCCCGCTGGTAGAGGAGGCTCGTGTAGTCGTCGCGCAGGGTGCCGACGAACACGGCGGTACGGCTGTCCCGCAGCGCGGTGGGGACGATGCCGGCGTCCTCCAGCGCCTCCCAGGCCAGTTCGAGGACGAGGCGCTGCTGCGGGTCCATGGTCGCCGCCTCCCGCGGCGACACTCCGAAGAAGCCCGCGTCGAAGGCGTCCACGGCGTCCAGGAAACCGCCGCGTCGCACGGCGGCCCGTGCGGGCGGGGGGAACCGGTCGGCGGGCACCTCCCCGATGGCACTGGAGCCGTCCGTCAGCAACGACCAGAAGGCCGACGGAGTGTCGGCGCCCGGCAGCCGGCAGGCCAGACCCACCACGGCGATCGGCTCGGTACGGTCGTGGCCTGGCGTGCCGCTCGCCGGAGCTTGCTCACTCGTCATGACGTTCCGCTGCCCTTTCGTCGCTGAATTCGGTTTCTCCACCCGGCGGCCGTTGCCCGTTTTCCGGCCGGCCGTGCTCGCGGGGGCCGTACTCCCGGCAGCTGTGCTTCCGACGGACGTTTTGCGAGAGTCGTTCTCTGACAGCCGTTTCCGGGGCGGCCCGCTCGGTTCAGGAAGGAACGGCGAGCCGTTCCGACGCCTGCTCCCGAACGATCTGGCACACATCGGTCAGGGCCCGGTCCAGGAGGCCGATCTCCTCGTCGGTGAGCAGGAGGGAGGGTTCGAACCGCAGGGTGTGTACCGCGCTGGCGGTCGGGAAGGTGCGGATGCCGTGAGCGTGCAGCAGGTGGCCGGCGATGACGTAGCCGAACAAGCCGGAGCGCGCCGCTTCGGCGAGCCGCGCGTCCCGCGCCCGGGACTGGTCGTGGAACTCGAACCCTTGCATCAGGCCCCGGCCGCGCACCTCCTTGACGACGTCGGGGAACGCCGCACCGATCCGTTGCAGCATCGCGGCGAGGGCCTCCCCGCGCTCCGTCGCCTGCCGGTAGGCCCGGCCGTCCTCCGCCTCAAGCAGCTCCAGCACCTTCAGGGCGATGTGGCAGGAGAAGCTGTCCTTGGCGAACGTGGAGCTGTGCACCAGCTCGAACTCCGGCCGGTAGCGGGTCTCGCGCACGAGCATCACGGCGGCCTTGGCGATCCCGCCGCCCAGCGCCTTGGCGAGGGCGTAATAGTCGCCGCGCAGCCCCAGCGCGGAGCTGGCCAGCAGGGCGCCGGTGCGGCCCATGCCGCTCTGCACCTCGTCGACCACGACCGGGCAGTCCGTGTCGCGGCCGAACTGCTGGATGTCCTCGGCGAACTTCCGCGACAGCGGCCGGATGCCGCCCTCGCCCTGGATCGGTTCGAGCAGGAACGCGCAGTACGTGGGGTGGTCGTGCTCGGCCACCTCGACCCGGCCGGCCCGCTGCCGGATCTCGTAGAGGGTGCCGCGCTCCTGCTCCATGACCTCCTTGAGCACGTCGGGACGGTCCATGGGCACGAACCGCGTCCGCAGGCCGAGCGCGGCGAACGGCGCCCGGTAGCCCTCGTTGTGGGTGAGCTGGACGCTGCCGATCAGCTTGCCGTGGAAACCGCCTTCCAGGGCGAGCAGCACCGGTGCCCGCCCGGCGACCGCGGTGTTGCGCCGCTCGGCCTCGGCGATCAGCAGCGCGACGCCGTCCTCGTCACGGGCCGGACGCGTCACCCCCAGCCGCTCGTAGACGGGTGCGGGCACCGTCGCCGCACCGGAGAGCACCGCCGTCCGCGCCTCCTCGGCACGGGCGGCGATGGTGTCCAGAATGCTCGAAAGACGCAGACCCCGGTCCAGCTCGGCGTGTTTGACGGCCGCTTCGACGGCCTCCGCGCCGCTGTTGGCGAACGTCGCGTAGTAGGGCTCGGAGACACCGAGTTCGCGGTGGATGATCCGGTTCAGCTCGGTGGCCAGCTCGTTGGCGTACGGGTGGGAGGAGAACTGGGCGTGCACGGGCGAACGGGCGTCGAGTAGTTCCCGGGCCCGGGCGACGATC carries:
- a CDS encoding aspartate aminotransferase family protein — its product is MNAETAVPELAEPNLRRLLGTAGLDVEYVSGEGNVLHRRTADGSLTPVLDLAGGYGSLVLGHNHPEIVARARELLDARSPVHAQFSSHPYANELATELNRIIHRELGVSEPYYATFANSGAEAVEAAVKHAELDRGLRLSSILDTIAARAEEARTAVLSGAATVPAPVYERLGVTRPARDEDGVALLIAEAERRNTAVAGRAPVLLALEGGFHGKLIGSVQLTHNEGYRAPFAALGLRTRFVPMDRPDVLKEVMEQERGTLYEIRQRAGRVEVAEHDHPTYCAFLLEPIQGEGGIRPLSRKFAEDIQQFGRDTDCPVVVDEVQSGMGRTGALLASSALGLRGDYYALAKALGGGIAKAAVMLVRETRYRPEFELVHSSTFAKDSFSCHIALKVLELLEAEDGRAYRQATERGEALAAMLQRIGAAFPDVVKEVRGRGLMQGFEFHDQSRARDARLAEAARSGLFGYVIAGHLLHAHGIRTFPTASAVHTLRFEPSLLLTDEEIGLLDRALTDVCQIVREQASERLAVPS